A genomic stretch from Erigeron canadensis isolate Cc75 chromosome 9, C_canadensis_v1, whole genome shotgun sequence includes:
- the LOC122583871 gene encoding ACT domain-containing protein ACR2 yields the protein MSRTFSPYFDPEFESLSERINGPSCRVTFDNESIDDYTIVKIDCVKKQDQLLEVVQVLTEVNLTITKGYISSDAGWFMDVFHVKDENGRKVSDQRVINYIQQAMGSKRVAASKITGQTSKAHDTDFHGEPTAIEMTGTDRPGLFSEISAALADLHCNIVEAHAWSHNARLACVAYISDQSSDTRLGDHRLAAIEHHLNTILHASNTPENASSDIPQHKDVKFTGLICTGGSEGTMTTVERRLHQLLLSVQDFDVPSQRPVCPPGTSRGQDSKGKKKAEKASVLIENCTEKGYSIVSVKCRDRRRLMFDTVCTLADMQYVISHASVDSRGGHAFQEYFVRKIDGGALRTESEKKHAMKCLEAAVERRVCEGTRIELCANNRVGLLSDITRVLREKGLVVLRADVATKLDQSVNITFYVSDVVGNNVDMEMVKSMKREMGLIDLAVKNERVVKPNSPPAVKPQFSIGDIFKSQIERLSHIVL from the exons ATGAGCAGAACTTTTTCACCCTACTTTGATCCCGAATTTGAATCCCTCTCAGAAAGGATAAACGGCCCATC TTGCAGAGTGACCTTTGACAATGAAAGCATAGATGATTATACCATTGTGAAG ATAGATTGTGTAAAGAAGCAAGACCAACTTCTGGAAGTAGTGCAGGTTTTGACAGAAGTCAACCTAACTATCACAAAAGGCTATATATCTTCTGATGCTGGGTGGTTCATGGATG TATTCCATGTTAAAGATGAGAATGGTAGGAAAGTCTCCGATCAGAGAGTAATCAACTACATTCAACAG GCTATGGGTTCAAAACGAGTAGCTGCGTCAAAGATCACAGGTCAGACAAGTAAAGCTCATGACACTGATTTTCATGGAGAGCCGACAGCTATCGAAATGACTGGTACAGACAGGCCAGGCCTATTTTCTGAGATATCGGCAGCTCTAGCAGATCTCCATTGCAACATTGTCGAAGCCCATGCATGGAGCCATAATGCCCGTTTGGCATGTGTTGCCTATATCTCAGATCAATCCTCTGATACACGCCTTGGTGACCATCGTCTTGCTGCAATTGAGCACCACCTGAACACCATTTTGCATGCCTCTAACACACCGGAAAACGCTAGCTCAGATATCCCACAACACAAGGATGTCAAGTTCACTGGTCTTATATGCACAGGAGGTAGCGAAGGCACCATGACCACTGTGGAAAGGCGGCTGCATCAACTCTTGCTATCAGTTCAGGACTTTGATGTGCCATCTCAACGGCCAGTCTGCCCTCCTGGCACCTCACGGGGACAGGATTCAAAAGGCAAGAAAAAGGCAGAAAAGGCGAGTGTATTGATAGAAAATTGTACTGAAAAGGGATATTCGATTGTTAGTGTGAAATGCAGGGACAGGAGAAGGCTTATGTTTGATACAGTTTGCACACTTGCAGACATGCAATATGTGATCTCCCATGCTTCTGTTGATTCTCGTGGAGGCCATGCCTTTCAG GAATATTTTGTAAGAAAGATTGACGGGGGTGCATTGCGCACAGAGAGTGAGAAGAAGCATGCTATGAAATGCCTAGAGGCTGCTGTGGAACGCCGTGTATGTGAG GGAACCAGGATAGAACTATGTGCAAATAACAGGGTAGGTTTGTTATCAGACATAACTCGAGTTCTTCGGGAGAAAGGGCTGGTAGTACTGAGAGCAGATGTTGCGACAAAACTGGATCAAAGTGTGAATATTACATTCTACGTGAGCGATGTAGTCGGAAACAATGTGGATATGGAGATGGTGAAATCCATGAAGAGAGAGATGGGTTTAATAGATCTAGCAGTGAAGAATGAGAGAGTTGTGAAGCCAAACTCGCCACCTGCTGTGAAGCCCCAATTTTCCATCGGAGATATCTTCAAGTCTCAGATTGAGAGGCTTTCACATATAGTCTTGTGA
- the LOC122583773 gene encoding probable LRR receptor-like serine/threonine-protein kinase At3g47570 encodes MANMCHPHTPYLVLSCIVFCWFISSVTSADFENETDRLALLSVKSYIRSDPYQILPSWNDSIHFCNWTGIICGLRRKRAVTLNLWSGAFSGSISPAVGNLSFLRELLLYNNSFTGNLPQEVGRLSRLRRLGISNNDLSGEIPSNISQCLNLVELDLSGNGFIGTIPNEFESLNKLQFLNLHSNNLTGEIPKFIGNFTNLTFISGLGNNFHGSIPNTLGRLSNLWFFGFAENNLSGTLPPSFFNLSSLTNIDLPDNQIGGNLPADIGQRFPGLVFLNLPINKFTGPIPDSLSNASNLEVLALNENSFTGSVPSFDWLTRLTWFAVNNNDLGFGKSDDLNFVSSLANCTRLTSLGFGANNLGGVLPKLVFNFTQLTELTIGRNLISGNIPSEIGQLVNVERLFLFSNQLSGTIPSSIGNLRNVGAMSLRGNLLSGFIPSSLGNLTLLSRLFLQYNRLEGTVPSSLSKCKGLQLLDLSRNNLSGSIPKEIFSLSSLTISLDLSDNQFVGSLPSEVGVLKNLVSFNISNNMMSGLIPSSLGSCTSLAVLSISRNTIQGEIPGTFNSLRGLEVLDLSHNSLTGNIPDYLGEFVFLESINLSFNSFEGKLPEEGAFQNISKVSIEGNAKLCGGLREFQLPKCSFEESSKNNKLPLSLIIIIPILCVIFILALILIFYLILKRRYSKKVSAGTSSDNEKLQLSYRILHEATNGFSLENLVGSGKFSSVYKAILYQKNGPEVVAVKVLKLEVRGAEKSFIAECEALRSIRHRNLVKIITACSALDYQGNAFKALVYPYMINGSLEDWLHNYPLVGPENESSRCLNFLERLNILIDVACALNYIHQHCGSPMVHCDIKPSNVLLDADMVAHLGDFGLARLLQQATHVSSTSHASSLGIKGTIGYAAPEYGMGSKTSPSGDIYSFGILILELFTCKRPTNDIFSNNLNLHDFVKMAIPHQVMEITDPALFQSKQEENMTKDTHDCKTHVPIEDCLISVYRIGIACSVEIPRQRTAINNVIDQLKLVKETMTAA; translated from the exons ATGGCAAACATGTGTCATCCGCATACCCCATATCTAGTCCTTTCTTGTATCGTTTTCTGTTGGTTTATCTCCTCAGTTACTTCTGCAGATTTTGAAAATGAGACAGATCGCTTGGCTTTACTCTCGGTCAAGTCATATATAAGATCTGACCCATATCAGATCCTGCCTTCTTGGAACGACTCAATCCATTTTTGCAACTGGACAGGTATCATATGTGGTCTAAGGCGCAAGAGAGCCGTCACCCTCAATTTGTGGTCCGGTGCCTTTTCTGGTTCAATATCTCCTGCAGTGGGTAACCTTTCATTTCTTAGGGAGCTTCTTCTTTACAACAATAGCTTCACAGGTAACCTCCCACAGGAAGTTGGCAGGTTATCAAGATTAAGGAGGCTAGGGATTTCCAATAATGATCTGTCAGGCGAAATTCCTTCGAACATATCTCAGTGTCTAAATCTTGTAGAACTTGATCTAAGTGGAAACGGTTTCATTGGTACTATTCCTAATGAATTCGAGTCGTTAAATAAGCTTCAATTTTTAAACCTCCACTCAAACAACCTAACAGGAGAAATACCAAAGTTTATTGGAAATTTTACGAACCTTACATTTATATCTGGTTTAGGCAATAATTTCCATGGAAGCATTCCTAATACTCTAGGTCGGTTGTCCAATCTATGGTTTTTTGGGTTTGCAGAGAATAACCTTTCCGGCACCTTACCACCCTCGTTTTTCAATCTTTCATCCTTGACAAACATAGATTTGCCTGATAATCAGATTGGCGGGAATCTGCCAGCAGATATCGGACAAAGATTTCCTGGGCTTGTATTTCTAAACCTTCCAATAAACAAATTTACCGGACCCATTCCAGATTCATTATCTAATGCCTCGAATCTTGAAGTGCTGGCACTCAATGAAAACTCATTTACTGGCAGCGTGCCAAGCTTTGATTGGCTAACAAGGTTGACATGGTTTGCAGTTAATAATAATGACCTTGGGTTTGGGAAATCCGATGACTTAAACTTTGTATCATCTTTAGCCAACTGTACCAGATTAACTTCATTGGGTTTCGGTGCCAACAATCTTGGAGGAGTCTTGCCAAAATTAGTATTCAACTTTACTCAACTTACCGAGCTCACAATAGGAAGGAACTTGATATCTGGTAATATTCCCTCTGAGATTGGGCAATTAGTTAACGTTGAGAGATTGTTTCTGTTTTCCAACCAATTAAGTGGTACGATTCCAAGTTCGATTGGGAATCTGAGAAATGTCGGTGCAATGTCTCTTAGAGGAAACTTATTATCAGGATTTATACCATCGTCATTGGGAAATCTCACCTTACTGAGCAGGCTCTTTTTACAGTATAACCGTCTAGAAGGAACTGTACCTTCTAGTTTATCGAAATGTAAAGGGTTGCAGCTTCTGGATCTTTCTAGAAATAATCTTAGTGGTAGCATACCCAAGGAAATTTTCAGTCTATCGTCCTTGACAATATCTCTTGACCTTTCTGACAACCAGTTTGTAGGTTCTCTTCCTTCTGAAGTAGGTGTCTTGAAGAATTTGGTCTCTTTTAATATTTCGAATAACATGATGTCGGGTTTGATTCCATCTAGTCTTGGATCTTGCACCAGTTTGGCTGTGTTGTCCATCTCAAGGAATACCATTCAAGGAGAAATTCCAGGGACATTTAACTCATTGAGAGGACTAGAAGTTTTAGATCTTTCCCACAACAGTTTAACCGGTAATATCCCTGATTACCTGGGAGAATTTGTGTTCTTAGAAAGTATAAACTTATCTTTCAATAGTTTTGAAGGAAAGTTGCCCGAAGAAGGAGCTTTTCAAAATATAAGTAAAGTTTCCATTGAAGGGAATGCTAAGCTTTGCGGTGGTCTTAGAGAATTTCAGTTGCCCAAGTGTTCCTTTGAAGAATCATCAAAGAACAACAAACTTCCTCTGtctttgataataattataCCAATACTTTGTGTGATTTTCATTCTAGCCCTTATTCTGATCTTTTACCTTATTCTGAAACGAAGATATAGTAAGAAGGTTTCTGCGGGGACTAGTTCGGACAATGAAAAACTTCAACTTTCTTATAGAATCTTACATGAAGCaacaaatggattttcattGGAAAATTTAGTCGGTTCTGGAAAATTCAGCTCTGTCTATAAAGCGATCCTGTACCAAAAAAATGGACCAGAAGTTGTTGCTGTGAAGGTACTAAAACTTGAAGTTCGTGGTGCTGAAAAGAGCTTTATTGCAGAATGTGAAGCCTTGAGAAGTATCAGACATAGGAATCTTGTGAAAATCATAACTGCTTGTTCCGCTCTTGATTATCAAGGGAATGCTTTTAAGGCTCTTGTTTATCCTTATATGATAAATGGAAGTTTGGAGGACTGGTTGCATAATTATCCACTAGTTGGTCCGGAGAATGAGTCATCCAGGTGTCTAAACTTTTTGGAAAGGTTGAATATCTTGATAGATGTGGCGTGTGCTCTGAATTATATTCATCAGCACTGCGGATCACCAATGGTTCATTGTGATATTAAGCCTAGTAATGTTTTGTTGGATGCTGATATGGTAGCCCATCTTGGTGACTTTGGGTTGGCAAGATTACTTCAACAAGCGACACATGTTTCTTCTACAAGTCACGCCAGTTCCCTTGGAATAAAAGGAACTATCGGATATGCTGCTCCTG AATATGGAATGGGCAGTAAGACGTCACCTTCTGGCGACATTTATAGCTTTGGAATTCTCATACTAGAGTTATTTACGTGCAAACGTCCTACTAATGACATATTCAGTAACAACCTCAATCTGCATGATTTTGTGAAGATGGCCATACCTCACCAGGTTATGGAGATAACTGATCCTGCTCTTTTTCAGTCGAAGCAAGAGGAAAATATGACTAAAGATACACATGATTGCAAAACACACGTGCCAATCGAGGATTGCCTGATCTCAGTCTACCGAATTGGGATTGCTTGCTCAGTGGAAATACCCAGACAACGAACAGCCATCAACAACGTCATAGACCAACTGAAGCTTGTTAAGGAAACTATGACTGCTGCATAA
- the LOC122583772 gene encoding B3 domain-containing protein REM5-like: protein MADSTPNHFFKFISPGSKFNLSIPSCFWTKLSGEGRDKPILRRGCREWPVDISDTGVFGDGWRKFVEDNGVQEFDFVVFKHQGNLVFDFIVFDQSLCERQYPEMNVDDHITESDSIHTFERSKKRYSSENIDKFQLDDHCSFVSKMTPTNIRSSRVHVPMEFARSNGLITESTHTEIVVMDEAQRTWPATLKLTKAQSSLMGWRELRIQNHIQVGDSCMFKLVKHAEAAVFHIYNLGKKPVENHIQVKNEGTSTSNLKNHRYFTSTLKPKDDRPDYIGQVKSYKKDNFPCNDDTCFVTTMTPYYIRSSRLAVPIRFSRSNGLIVKRKQNQTAHTKIVLMDEEQRTWPATLKVGTIPIRLTVPLTDWRKLIKKNHIQSGDSYLGKKPVQVKETSSTHIYTDLEKKPIQVKETSSTRNHHPYFISTLKPCTFNKLCLYLPVDFSIPNGLKTGKAILTDNKRRSWD from the exons ATGGCAGATAGTACTCCAAATCATTTCTTCAAGTTCATCTCCCCTGGCTCCAAGTTTAACCTG TCAATTCCAAGTTGTTTTTGGACAAAATTAAGCGGAGAGGGACGCGATAAACCGATATTGAGACGTGGGTGTCGCGAATGGCCAGTGGACATTAGCGACACAGGGGTTTTTGGTGACGGTTGGAGGAAGTTTGTGGAAGACAATGGAGTGCAAGAGTTTGACTTTGTTGTGTTCAAACATCAAGGAAACTTGGTGTTTGACTTTATTGTGTTTGACCAATCTTTATGTGAAAGACAATATCCTGAAATGAATGTAGACGACCATATTACAGAATCTGACTCGATCCACACATTTG AGAGGTCGAAGAAGCGGTATTCATCCGAAAACATTGACAAGTTTCAACTTGATGATCATTGTTCTTTCGTGTCCAAAATGACGCCTACTAACATCAGATCGTCAAGAGTC CACGTTCCTATGGAATTCGCTAGGTCAAATGGATTAATTACCGAAAGCACGCATACAGAAATTGTTGTAATGGATGAAGCCCAAAGGACTTGGCCAGCAACACTCAAACTCACTAAAGCTCAAAGTTCGTTAATGGGTTGGCGAGAACTCAGAATACAAAACCACATACAAGTTGGGGACTCGTGTATGTTTAAGCTTGTAAAACATGCAGAAGCAGCCGTTTTCCATATCTATA ATCTAGGGAAGAAGCCTGTTGAAAACCATATTCAAGTAAAGAATGAGGGTACTAGTACTTCAAATCTTAAAAATCATCGATACTTCACTTCTACTCTGAAGCCTAAAGATGACCGCCCTGATTACATTGGTCAAGTGAAGTCCTACAAGAAAGACAACTTTCCATGTAACGATGATACTTGTTTTGTGACCACAATGACACCTTATTATATCAGATCATCAAGATTG GCTGTTCCGATAAGATTCTCAAGATCCAACGGATTAATTGTCAAAAGAAAGCAGAATCAAACAGCTCATACAAAAATAGTTCTTATGGACGAGGAACAGCGGACTTGGCCAGCAACATTAAAAGTCGGTACAATTCCAATTCGCTTAACAGTTCCTTTAACAGATTGGCGCAAACTCATAAAGAAAAATCACATCCAATCTGGTGACAGTT ATCTAGGAAAGAAGCCCGTTCAGGTTAAGGAGACCAGttcaacacatatatatacagatcTAGAAAAGAAGCCTATTCAAGTGAAGGAGACTAGTTCGACTCGTAACCATCATCCTTACTTTATTTCTACTTTGAAGCCTTGTACCTTCAATAAGTTGTGTCTG TATCTTCCAGTTGATTTTTCGATACCAAATGGTTTGAAAACCGGGAAAGCCATTCTTACAGACAATAAAAGAAGATCATGGGAT
- the LOC122583774 gene encoding F-box protein CPR1-like translates to MAGVDRLPDDILDNILARLPTKPLIRCRCVSKHWNHLIRDPNFIKSIRARRMIILVTSNKHLNLVDANVYPEVRVVGTINGIVVLQYYGGVRATLPHTCAGDLMLFNPFTRKYLKLPRSEGQYCIQPPFSFRGGFPHNITSAYGFGYGSSANDLKIVRFKEYNLDCHNNGCGGDVCEIFSLEEFMWSKPRDMNIKHIRFEETVGTFVNGFLYWIQSGNKLVALDVAKIVVSEIHLPSQTSYDESQSRLLLEAHSGPDESRRRLGTIHGRLCLLTRTNYDDADVKFWVMNENHSWCSVTLACTLVLQDVGWAYHQHHMICILDNGRILKRQQE, encoded by the exons ATGGCGGGCGTTGATAGACTACCCGATGACATACTTGACAATATACTTGCTCGACTTCCCACCAAGCCATTGATACGGTGTAGATGTGTATCAAAACATTGGAACCATTTGATTAGAGATCCTAACTTTATCAAGTCAATTAGAGCACGTCGAATGATCATCTTAGTCACATCCAATAAACATCTTAATCTTGTAGATGCcaatgt ATATCCTGAGGTCAGAGTTGTTGGAACAATAAATGGCATAGTGGTTTTGCAATATTATGGTGGCGTACGAGCAACTCTTCCTCATACTTGTGCTGGTGATTTGATGCTTTTCAATCCCTTTACCCGTAAGTACTTAAAACTTCCCCGTAGTGAGGGGCAATATTGTATACAACCTCCCTTTAGTTTCCGGGGTGGCTTTCCCCACAACATAACCAGTGCATATGGATTTGGCTACGGTAGTAGTGCAAATGACTTGAAAATAGTCAGGTTTAAAGAGTACAACCTGGATTGTCATAACAATGGTTGTGGCGGTGATGTTTGTGAGATCTTTAGTCTCGAAGAGTTTATGTGGAGCAAGCCACGAGACATGAATATCAAACATATTCGGTTTGAGGAAACTGTGGGTACGTTTGTAAATGGATTTTTGTATTGGATTCAGAGTGGAAACAAACTGGTTGCCCTAGACGTTGCAAAGATAGTAGTTTCGGAAATACATTTACCTTCCCAAACATCATATGATGAAAGCCAGAGCCGGCTC CTACTTGAAGCACATT CCGGCCCTGATGAAAGTAGACGTCGATTAGGTACCATACATGGACGCCTTTGCTTGCTGACAAGGACCAATTATGACGATGCCGATGTTAAGTTTTGGGTGATGAACGAAAACCACTCGTGGTGTTCAGTTACGTTAGCGTGTACATTAGTTTTACAGGATGTTGGTTGGGCATACCATCAGCACCATATGATTTGCATATTGGATAACGGAAGGATTCTCAAGAGGCAACAAGAATAA